From Streptomyces asiaticus, one genomic window encodes:
- a CDS encoding multicopper oxidase family protein codes for MLRQCSEPALYPLSVTRGDERLDAMVGRRKFLMAGAMGGAGMLPQGVPGAQAYASPAHGTDPTDTSVPQTPPLEKYVDPLPRPMTAIPDSSLYPGADYYEITMRQGSWRFHRDLGPAKTWGYWATNPHHPRKPIGMGYLGPTISVNKDHPTVVKYRNHLPTTHLFQFVIDAIRNGDPQLTPIAPPPYTSHPPFPPNVNVWNVVHQHGGFTAPQSDGMPLQSFSPDGIHAESYSTLDPSRVKRNEAICGYTNHERSSMLWYHDHGMGMTSVNVYAGLAGLYLIRDPADERLGLPRGEFEVPLVLQDRTFHQDGSLAYTMTQREGEDTPVVNGKAYPFLAVEPRRYRLRILNASNERFWRLRFDVPRDVLLQPQLPFWLIGTDGGLRTPLPMLNFLIAPAERYDLIVDFSGLPMGTNVTVTNYNAPVHFPGGGGPEISEIMQFQVTKRLSGDADQTTPPKSLKLPTVAPIEPKPHTRRRQWILYQHKLFGTMTFNAVPFMEPSQDFIKAGSTEIWEYINPNHDAHPMHVHLVNFQVLNRQPMDAAGYQADYEKWLDGGRKPEDRPVLANYLTGPPIPPDPDEARSNKDTVKSYPETVTRIIIQEFTPPTATIASIPGSGAEFPATYVHHCHILEHEDDDLMRPWTIVRD; via the coding sequence GTGCTGCGGCAATGTTCCGAGCCAGCCCTGTATCCCTTGAGCGTTACGCGAGGCGATGAAAGGCTGGACGCGATGGTCGGGCGAAGGAAATTCCTCATGGCCGGCGCCATGGGGGGCGCGGGCATGCTTCCGCAGGGTGTTCCGGGAGCGCAGGCGTATGCGTCGCCGGCGCACGGAACAGATCCCACGGACACCTCGGTGCCGCAGACCCCTCCGCTGGAGAAGTACGTCGACCCGCTGCCCAGGCCGATGACGGCCATCCCGGATTCCTCCCTCTATCCGGGCGCCGACTACTACGAGATCACCATGCGGCAGGGCTCATGGCGCTTCCACCGGGATCTCGGACCGGCGAAGACGTGGGGTTACTGGGCCACAAACCCGCACCATCCTCGTAAGCCGATCGGGATGGGCTATCTCGGGCCGACCATCAGCGTGAACAAGGACCATCCGACGGTCGTCAAGTACCGCAACCATCTGCCGACCACCCACCTGTTCCAGTTCGTGATCGACGCCATTCGCAACGGGGACCCCCAACTCACCCCGATCGCCCCGCCTCCCTACACGAGCCACCCGCCCTTTCCCCCGAACGTCAATGTGTGGAATGTCGTGCACCAGCACGGCGGTTTCACGGCGCCGCAGTCCGACGGCATGCCGCTCCAGTCGTTCAGCCCGGACGGCATCCATGCCGAGTCCTACTCGACCCTGGACCCGAGCCGGGTCAAACGCAATGAGGCGATCTGCGGCTACACCAACCACGAACGTTCGTCCATGCTCTGGTATCACGATCACGGCATGGGAATGACCAGCGTCAACGTCTATGCGGGCCTTGCCGGTCTCTACCTCATCCGCGACCCCGCCGACGAGCGGCTGGGACTACCACGAGGCGAATTCGAGGTCCCCCTCGTCCTCCAGGACCGGACCTTCCACCAGGACGGCTCGCTCGCCTACACCATGACCCAGCGGGAAGGCGAGGACACCCCGGTCGTCAACGGCAAGGCGTACCCCTTCCTCGCCGTCGAGCCGCGACGCTACCGGTTGCGCATTCTCAACGCCTCCAACGAGCGTTTCTGGCGGCTGAGGTTCGACGTTCCCAGGGATGTCCTGCTCCAACCCCAACTGCCGTTCTGGCTGATCGGCACCGACGGCGGACTCCGAACTCCACTGCCCATGTTGAACTTCCTGATCGCGCCGGCCGAGCGGTACGACCTGATCGTCGACTTCAGCGGGCTGCCCATGGGCACGAACGTCACAGTGACGAACTACAACGCCCCGGTCCACTTCCCCGGCGGCGGCGGACCGGAAATCTCGGAAATCATGCAATTCCAGGTCACCAAACGACTGTCCGGAGACGCGGACCAGACGACGCCGCCCAAGAGTCTCAAGCTACCGACGGTCGCACCCATCGAGCCGAAACCGCACACCCGTCGGCGCCAATGGATCCTGTACCAGCACAAGCTCTTCGGCACCATGACGTTCAACGCGGTGCCATTCATGGAACCGTCCCAGGACTTCATCAAGGCGGGCTCGACCGAGATCTGGGAGTACATCAACCCCAACCACGACGCCCACCCGATGCATGTCCACCTAGTCAACTTCCAGGTGCTGAACAGACAACCCATGGACGCGGCCGGCTACCAGGCAGATTACGAAAAGTGGCTCGACGGCGGCCGCAAACCGGAAGACCGCCCGGTGCTGGCAAACTACCTCACCGGCCCACCGATCCCGCCGGACCCGGACGAAGCGCGATCCAACAAGGACACGGTCAAATCCTATCCGGAGACGGTGACCAGAATCATCATCCAGGAATTCACCCCACCGACGGCCACGATCGCGTCGATCCCCGGCAGCGGCGCCGAGTTCCCGGCGACGTACGTCCACCACTGCCACATCCTCGAACACGAAGACGATGACCTGATGCGCCCCTGGACGATCGTCCGGGACTGA
- the ctaD gene encoding aa3-type cytochrome oxidase subunit I → MATTTKPEYEAPAEPTKLGTVVVDWLTTTDHKKIGHLYLVTAFGFFLIGGLLAMVMRAELARPGLQLISPEQYNQAFTLHGTLMLLFFATPVFAGFANEIMPLQIGAPDVAFPRLNMFSYWLFLFGGLIVIGSLLTPGGAADFGWTAYTPLSSKVRTPGVGGDMWVMGLALSGFGTILGAVNFITTVVCMRAPGMTMFRLPIFTWNILFTSILVLLAFPVLAAALLVLEADRKFGAVVFEGANGGPVLWQHLFWFFGHPEVYIIALPFFGIITEIIPVFSRKVVFGYMGLVGATIGITGLSATVWAHHMFATGAVLLPFFSFMTFLIAVPTGVKFFNWIGTMWRGSLSFETPMLWAIGFLVTFLFGGLTGVILASPPLDFEVHDSYFVVAHFHYVVFGTVVYAMFAGFYFWWPKFTGRMLDERLGKIHFWTLFIGFHTTFLVHHWLGVIGMPRRYVDYLAADGFTTLNTVSTIGSFLLGLSTLPFIYNVWKTGKYGKRVALDDPWGWGRSLEWATSCPPPRHNFLTLPKIRSESPAFDLHHPEVVPHEVPTTSRLPLSGAMGAPVDLGTEDDRTGGGPGPETGDDTGGREG, encoded by the coding sequence ATGGCGACGACAACCAAGCCCGAATATGAAGCTCCCGCCGAACCCACCAAACTCGGCACCGTCGTGGTCGACTGGCTCACCACCACGGACCACAAGAAAATCGGACACCTGTACTTGGTGACCGCGTTCGGATTCTTTCTGATCGGCGGTCTTCTGGCCATGGTCATGCGGGCCGAACTCGCCCGGCCCGGACTGCAATTGATCAGCCCGGAGCAGTACAACCAGGCTTTCACCCTGCACGGCACGCTGATGCTGCTGTTCTTCGCCACACCGGTCTTCGCCGGATTCGCCAACGAGATCATGCCGCTCCAGATCGGCGCCCCGGATGTCGCCTTCCCCCGGCTGAACATGTTCTCGTACTGGCTCTTCCTCTTCGGCGGGCTGATCGTGATCGGCAGTCTGCTGACCCCCGGCGGCGCGGCGGACTTCGGCTGGACGGCCTATACGCCGCTCAGCAGCAAGGTGCGGACACCGGGCGTGGGCGGCGACATGTGGGTGATGGGCCTCGCCCTCTCCGGCTTCGGGACGATCCTGGGCGCCGTCAACTTCATCACGACCGTCGTGTGCATGCGCGCCCCCGGAATGACGATGTTCCGGCTGCCCATCTTCACCTGGAACATCCTCTTCACCTCGATCCTGGTGCTGCTCGCCTTTCCCGTCCTGGCGGCGGCCCTGCTGGTGCTGGAGGCGGACCGCAAATTCGGCGCGGTCGTCTTCGAGGGGGCCAACGGCGGGCCGGTGCTGTGGCAGCATCTCTTCTGGTTCTTCGGCCACCCCGAGGTCTACATCATCGCCCTGCCGTTCTTCGGCATCATCACCGAGATCATTCCGGTGTTCTCCCGCAAGGTGGTCTTCGGCTATATGGGTCTGGTGGGCGCCACCATCGGCATCACCGGCCTCTCCGCGACGGTGTGGGCCCACCACATGTTCGCCACCGGAGCCGTACTCCTGCCGTTCTTCTCCTTTATGACGTTCCTCATCGCGGTGCCGACCGGGGTGAAGTTCTTCAACTGGATCGGAACCATGTGGCGTGGCTCCCTCTCCTTCGAGACGCCGATGCTGTGGGCCATCGGCTTCCTGGTCACCTTCCTCTTCGGCGGGCTGACCGGGGTGATCCTGGCCTCGCCCCCGCTGGATTTCGAGGTCCACGACAGCTATTTCGTCGTCGCCCACTTCCACTACGTGGTCTTCGGCACGGTGGTCTACGCGATGTTCGCCGGATTCTATTTCTGGTGGCCCAAGTTCACCGGCAGGATGCTCGACGAACGACTCGGCAAGATCCACTTCTGGACCCTGTTCATCGGCTTCCACACCACCTTCCTGGTCCACCACTGGCTCGGCGTCATCGGCATGCCGCGTCGCTATGTCGACTATCTGGCCGCCGACGGCTTCACCACGCTGAACACGGTCTCCACCATCGGCTCGTTCCTCCTGGGCCTGTCCACGCTGCCGTTCATCTACAACGTGTGGAAAACCGGGAAGTACGGGAAGCGGGTCGCGCTCGACGACCCCTGGGGATGGGGCCGTTCCCTGGAATGGGCCACCTCCTGCCCCCCGCCCCGGCACAACTTCCTCACCCTGCCGAAGATCCGCTCCGAATCCCCCGCCTTCGACCTCCACCACCCCGAGGTCGTCCCCCACGAGGTCCCCACCACCAGCCGGCTGCCCCTCTCCGGGGCCATGGGCGCCCCGGTCGACCTCGGCACCGAGGACGACCGCACCGGCGGCGGGCCGGGCCCGGAAACGGGCGACGACACCGGAGGCCGCGAGGGCTGA
- a CDS encoding sporulation protein, which produces MVFKRVLGSLGVGGPVVDTALDREPVRPGGVVRGHVRLRGGDGACDLEHLALELVAGVEAGYGGEEHEGGVVFDRLRLGGGFRLDAREHREIPFTIHIPWETPLTEVSGQPLGVVLGVRVELAAAGAKDHGDPEPLIVRPLPVQEAVLGALGRLGFGLVAADLRLAHIAGTGQRLPFHQEIELTPAPQYLHAVNEIALTLLTGPDGMEVVLEADKRGRGSGALGRHTVRHEDLERSDWTGEVDSWIRALIESRARHTARDGRTSTSAAIAGVTGGTGVTGVTAGTAAGGAVGGGMVTAGLGDALGNLAGLGDLGDLGDLGGLEGSGGARALRDSGPEEEDRG; this is translated from the coding sequence ATGGTGTTCAAACGAGTGCTCGGCTCGCTCGGGGTCGGTGGGCCCGTCGTGGACACGGCCCTGGACCGGGAGCCGGTGCGCCCCGGTGGGGTGGTGCGGGGGCATGTGCGGCTCCGGGGCGGAGACGGCGCCTGCGACCTCGAGCACCTCGCGCTGGAGCTGGTCGCCGGGGTCGAGGCCGGGTACGGCGGCGAGGAGCACGAGGGCGGTGTGGTCTTCGACCGTCTCCGGCTCGGCGGCGGGTTCCGGCTCGACGCGAGAGAGCACAGAGAGATTCCGTTCACCATTCACATACCGTGGGAAACACCGCTCACCGAGGTGTCCGGACAGCCGCTGGGTGTCGTCCTGGGCGTCCGGGTCGAGCTCGCGGCGGCGGGCGCGAAGGACCACGGCGATCCGGAGCCGCTGATCGTGCGCCCGCTGCCGGTCCAGGAGGCCGTGCTGGGGGCCCTTGGGCGGCTCGGCTTCGGCCTCGTCGCCGCCGATCTGCGGCTCGCCCATATCGCGGGCACCGGGCAGCGGCTCCCCTTCCACCAGGAGATCGAGCTCACCCCCGCCCCTCAGTACCTCCACGCCGTGAACGAGATCGCGCTGACCCTTCTCACCGGCCCCGACGGGATGGAGGTCGTCCTGGAGGCCGACAAGCGCGGCAGAGGCTCTGGCGCCCTGGGCCGCCACACCGTGCGCCATGAGGACCTCGAGCGGAGCGACTGGACCGGTGAGGTCGACTCCTGGATCCGGGCGCTCATCGAATCCCGCGCGAGGCATACCGCCCGCGATGGCCGCACCAGCACCAGTGCGGCCATCGCGGGCGTCACGGGCGGTACAGGCGTCACAGGCGTCACGGCCGGTACGGCGGCGGGTGGGGCCGTGGGCGGCGGTATGGTCACGGCCGGGCTCGGCGACGCGTTAGGGAATTTAGCGGGCTTAGGCGACTTAGGCGACTTAGGCGACTTAGGGGGCTTGGAGGGCTCAGGGGGCGCAAGAGCCTTAAGGGACTCGGGGCCCGAGGAGGAGGACCGGGGCTGA